A window of the Henckelia pumila isolate YLH828 chromosome 3, ASM3356847v2, whole genome shotgun sequence genome harbors these coding sequences:
- the LOC140890319 gene encoding protein DOG1-like 4 → MNSQLQAAERFSDYYEKWMMELEDLLKILLLVSRDRHQEAGYEAMVNKFTAHHKDFYMIKWALAEEDVLAFFNPIWLSPLENAYMWITGWKPSMAFRLIETLSNAAERQCGGSLRGMTEEQGKKMEALRVKIGVEEERVEREMERQQVSVADRKMVELVKLEIQAKKRGGEEAVEKVNGMVEAALKGMLAGLERVMKMADCARLKTLKGVLEVLSPRQCVDFLAAMSMLQIQTRKWGLKKESLVMQF, encoded by the coding sequence ATGAATAGCCAACTGCAGGCTGCAGAAAGGTTCTCGGATTATTACGAGAAAtggatgatggaactcgaagatcTTCTCAAAATCCTTCTTCTGGTCTCCAGGGATCGCCACCAAGAAGCAGGCTACGAAGCTATGGTGAACAAATTCACAGCACACCACAAGGATTTCTACATGATCAAGTGGGCTCTGGCTGAGGAAGATGTGTTGGCCTTTTTCAATCCGATTTGGCTGAGCCCACTTGAGAATGCGTATATGTGGATCACCGGGTGGAAGCCTTCGATGGCCTTTCGTTTGATCGAGACGCTGAGTAATGCGGCGGAGCGGCAGTGCGGTGGGAGCTTGCGTGGGATGACGGAGGAGCAGGGGAAGAAGATGGAGGCTCTGAGGGTGAAGATCGGGGTGGAGGAGGAGAGGGTGGAGAGGGAGATGGAGAGGCAGCAGGTGTCGGTGGCGGACAGGAAGATGGTTGAGCTGGTGAAGCTGGAGATTCAGGCGAAGAAGCGCGGCGGGGAGGAGGCGGTGGAGAAGGTGAATGGGATGGTGGAGGCGGCGCTGAAAGGGATGCTGGCGGGGCTGGAGAGGGTGATGAAAATGGCGGATTGCGCGAGGTTGAAGACGCTGAAAGGGGTTTTGGAAGTGTTGAGCCCGAGGCAGTGCGTCGATTTCTTGGCTGCCATGTCCATGCTTCAGATCCAGACCAGGAAATGGGGTTTGAAGAAGGAGAGTTTAGTCATGCAATTTTAG